A window of the Brassica napus cultivar Da-Ae chromosome C5, Da-Ae, whole genome shotgun sequence genome harbors these coding sequences:
- the LOC125587980 gene encoding inverted formin-2-like, producing the protein MAPRPRPAAPAPTYADLFGDGSSSSGPSSSSGTVPDSHTSRRVPSTPPPLPSQMPPPRAPPVAPDQPAPPAAVHPDLRVPAHAPFARYTVEDLLAQPGREGLHVLDPDRPPGTYWFGANNRVSRSVSETMKGYYDGPYPNWTMTPDHVKTTWFKCFAVIIFTYY; encoded by the exons atggctcctagaccgAGACCAGCAGCTCCTGCACCTACGTATGCGGATTTGTTTGGCGATGGATCTTCCTCtagcggtccatcgtcttcttccgggacagttccagactctcacaCATCTCGGAGAGTTCCTTCGacccctcctcctcttccatctCAGATGCCTCCCCCACGAGCTCCACCTGTCGCCCCGGATCAGCCTGCCCCACCGGCTGCAGTTCATCCCGATTTGCGGGTGCCAGCTCATGCACCATTCGCAAGATACACCgtcgaggatttgcttgcccagcccggACGAGAGGGTTTACACGTTctggaccccgatagacccccgggtacttattg gtttggggctaacaaccgtgttagccggagcgtttcagaGACGATGAAGGGATATTATGACGGCCCTTATCCCAACTGGACCATGACTCCCGATCACGTCAAGacgacgtggtttaaatgttttgcggtaattatatttacatattattaa
- the LOC106399445 gene encoding dof zinc finger protein DOF1.5, with the protein MASQNSQGIKLFGKTITFNANNLTNTIKKEEQQQQPEIQTKSAVGSPSSDLTAEKRPDKIIACPRCKSMETKFCYFNNYNVNQPRHFCKGCQRYWTAGGALRNVPVGAGRRKAKPPGRVGGFEELLGAATATVDQVELDALLVEEWRAAASHGGFRHDFPAKRLRCYTDGQSC; encoded by the coding sequence ATGGCCTCCCAAAATTCCCAAGGGATTAAACTCTTCGGCAAAACCATAACATTCAACGCTAATAATCTCACAAATACGATTAAAAAAGAAGAGCAGCAACAACAGCCAGAGATACAAACAAAATCAGCCGTTGGATCACCATCATCAGATCTAACGGCCGAGAAGCGTCCAGACAAGATCATAGCATGTCCGAGATGCAAGAGCATGGAGACAAAGTTCTGTTACTTCAATAACTACAACGTTAATCAACCAAGACACTTCTGCAAAGGTTGTCAGCGTTACTGGACCGCCGGTGGAGCTCTCAGGAATGTTCCCGTCGGCGCCGGTCGTCGGAAAGCCAAGCCTCCGGGTCGTGTCGGTGGGTTCGAAGAGTTGCTTGGTGCTGCGACTGCAACCGTTGATCAGGTCGAGCTTGACGCTTTGCTAGTGGAAGAGTGGCGAGCAGCGGCTTCTCACGGTGGTTTCCGGCATGATTTTCCGGCGAAGAGACTACGTTGCTATACCGATGGTCAATcttgttaa
- the LOC106401706 gene encoding 26S proteasome non-ATPase regulatory subunit 11 homolog: MVSYPATTETISLALEANSSEAIQILYQVLEDPSSSPEALRVKEQAITNLCDRLTEEKRGEDLRTLLTKLRPFFSLIPKAKTAKIVRGIIDAVAKIPGTTDLQITLCKEMVQWTRAEKRTFLRQRVEARLAALLMENKEYVEALALLSTLVKEVRRLDDKLLLVDIDLLESKLHFSLRNLPKAKAALTAARTAANAIYVPPAQQGTIDLQSGILHAEEKDYKTGYSYFFEAFESFNALGDSRAVFSLKYMLLCKIMVSQADDVAGIISSKAGLQYVGPDLDAMKAVADAHSKRSLKLFENALRDYKAQLEDDPIVHRHLSSLYDTLLEQNLCRLIEPFSRVEIAHIAELIGLPVDHVEKKLSQMILDKKFAGTLDQGAGCLIIFEDPKADAIYSATLDTIANMEKVVDSLYVRSAKIMA, encoded by the coding sequence ATGGTTTCGTATCCCGCTACCACCGAGACTATCTCTCTAGCTCTAGAAGCCAACAGCTCAGAGGCTATCCAGATACTCTACCAGGTCTTGGAAGACCCTTCTTCATCTCCAGAGGCTCTCCGTGTCAAGGAGCAAGCCATTACTAACCTCTGCGACCGTCTCACCGAAGAGAAGCGAGGCGAGGATCTCCGCACGCTCTTGACCAAGCTGAGACCTTTCTTTTCCCTAATCCCCAAGGCCAAGACGGCCAAAATCGTCAGAGGAATCATCGACGCCGTGGCCAAGATACCCGGAACGACTGATCTCCAGATCACTCTCTGCAAGGAGATGGTGCAGTGGACCCGCGCCGAGAAGCGTACTTTCCTCAGGCAGCGTGTGGAGGCGAGGCTCGCTGCTCTTTTGATGGAGAACAAGGAGTATGTTGAGGCTTTGGCGTTGCTGAGTACTCTGGTGAAAGAGGTTAGGAGGTTGGATGATAAGCTTCTTCTCGTTGACATTGACTTGCTTGAGAGCAAACTTCACTTCTCGTTGAGGAACTTACCCAAGGCGAAAGCTGCGCTCACCGCAGCTAGGACTGCTGCTAACGCTATCTATGTTCCGCCGGCGCAGCAAGGTACTATTGATCTGCAGAGTGGGATTCTTCACGCTGAGGAGAAGGATTACAAAACCGGATACAGCTACTTCTTTGAAGCCTTTGAGTCTTTCAACGCTCTTGGAGATTCGAGAGCTGTTTTCAGTTTGAAGTACATGTTGTTGTGCAAGATCATGGTCAGCCAAGCTGATGACGTTGCGGGAATCATCTCCTCAAAGGCGGGACTCCAGTACGTTGGCCCTGATCTTGATGCCATGAAGGCGGTGGCTGATGCTCACTCGAAGAGGTCGTTGAAGCTGTTTGAGAACGCGCTACGTGACTACAAGGCGCAGCTGGAGGATGACCCGATTGTCCACAGGCATCTCTCTTCTCTTTATGATACGCTTTTGGAGCAGAACCTCTGCCGTTTGATCGAGCCCTTCTCACGAGTTGAGATAGCTCACATTGCGGAGTTGATTGGGTTGCCTGTTGACCATGTGGAGAAGAAGCTGTCTCAGATGATTCTTGACAAGAAATTTGCGGGTACTTTGGATCAAGGAGCTGGGTGTCTCATCATATTCGAAGATCCAAAGGCGGATGCGATCTACTCGGCTACTCTTGACACCATTGCAAACATGGAGAAGGTCGTTGACAGCCTTTATGTCCGGTCTGCCAAAATCATGGCTTGA